A section of the Anabaena cylindrica PCC 7122 genome encodes:
- a CDS encoding 3-oxoacyl-ACP synthase III family protein, whose protein sequence is MSQSVGIRSLALSLPNIKRTNDYYREKYPELVAQSEQKSLAKLFSVTNNPRNEFDFNMLPYLQDPFRGTVQRWVLAPDESSLMLQERAARQALDAANLTPQEVDLMLVASVWPEKIGFGDAAFLARQLNLQGAAWNIDAACGVTPVALQTACALVRSQEYRHVLVVISCSYSRFFDEDDTLSWFMSDGVGAFVVSSLAPHQGILGTKTIHTAALCDIFFAKLTEDEQGNPQVRMRMDKSANQAIRGTAVEQLRTCCEGAVAAASVTMEQIDFFIFNTSTAWATQFCAQVLGIDVERTINLYHHYANLGPVITVANLYYAAQLNKIHENDLVLIYGLGAAGVASASVMRWGDVALGSMPHLHEFDSVLRQSEEQNLVLC, encoded by the coding sequence ATGTCTCAATCAGTAGGTATTCGCTCTTTAGCATTAAGCTTGCCCAATATTAAACGTACAAACGATTACTACCGAGAAAAATACCCAGAGTTAGTGGCACAATCAGAGCAAAAAAGTCTTGCCAAGTTATTTTCGGTGACGAATAATCCTCGTAACGAATTTGACTTCAATATGTTGCCTTATCTACAAGACCCCTTTCGTGGTACTGTGCAACGCTGGGTACTAGCTCCAGATGAATCTTCACTGATGCTTCAAGAAAGAGCCGCTCGTCAAGCTCTAGACGCTGCCAACTTGACTCCCCAAGAAGTTGATTTAATGCTTGTTGCCTCGGTTTGGCCAGAAAAAATTGGCTTTGGTGATGCGGCTTTCTTGGCTCGTCAACTGAACTTACAAGGTGCAGCTTGGAATATTGATGCCGCCTGTGGGGTGACTCCAGTGGCGCTACAAACTGCTTGTGCCTTAGTGCGATCGCAAGAGTACCGCCATGTGTTAGTAGTTATTTCATGCTCATACTCTCGCTTCTTTGATGAAGACGATACCCTCTCATGGTTTATGAGTGATGGTGTAGGAGCTTTTGTCGTGAGTTCACTAGCACCACATCAAGGTATTCTGGGGACAAAAACCATTCATACTGCAGCTTTATGTGACATCTTTTTTGCCAAACTCACAGAAGATGAACAGGGTAATCCACAGGTGCGAATGCGAATGGATAAAAGCGCTAATCAAGCAATTCGTGGAACGGCTGTAGAACAGTTGCGGACGTGTTGTGAAGGTGCAGTTGCCGCAGCTAGTGTAACGATGGAGCAAATTGACTTTTTTATTTTCAATACATCCACTGCTTGGGCAACCCAATTCTGCGCCCAGGTACTAGGCATTGATGTAGAGCGCACAATCAATCTCTATCACCACTACGCCAACCTCGGCCCGGTAATTACCGTCGCTAATCTATACTATGCTGCCCAATTAAATAAAATTCACGAAAATGACTTGGTTCTCATCTATGGCTTGGGTGCAGCAGGTGTCGCCTCTGCTAGTGTGATGCGTTGGGGTGATGTAGCATTGGGTTCCATGCCACATCTGCACGAATTTGACTCGGTGTTGAGGCAGTCCGAAGAACAGAACTTAGTTCTTTGTTAA
- a CDS encoding methyltransferase — protein MINQQTCIDIPKPRTDERQLWDMISGNIGFGAFLVAYDLQLFPLLSEKPRTLTEVCELLKIHQRPAKALLAMSVSQGLLQIQDEFYALTAFAEDYLLPSSPTYLGDFLNLTVATASVYSFENIKQAVLSNSSQIYSGEKLFQTHQEQSDLARVFTRAIHSRNLGPAQAWPEALDLSAHKLLLDIGGGSGVHAINAILKWPNLQALILDLAPVCEVAQEFIKNYSLQSRIKTQVSDMWSQPFSTADIHFYSDIYHDWPLEKCRFLTQKSFDSLEKGGRIIIHEMLYDDQKNNSAVVAAYDIAMLLWTEGQQYSGKELSTMLLDVGFIDIDVKPTFGYWSIVTGCKP, from the coding sequence ATGATCAACCAACAAACTTGTATCGATATCCCCAAACCCAGAACAGATGAACGCCAACTTTGGGATATGATTTCTGGCAATATTGGATTTGGAGCCTTCTTAGTTGCCTATGATCTCCAACTGTTTCCACTGTTATCCGAAAAACCACGGACTCTGACAGAAGTCTGCGAACTGCTCAAAATTCATCAACGTCCAGCTAAAGCTCTCTTAGCCATGAGTGTTTCTCAGGGGCTATTACAAATCCAAGATGAATTTTATGCACTGACTGCCTTTGCAGAAGATTACCTTTTACCAAGCAGTCCGACTTATTTAGGTGACTTCTTAAACTTGACAGTTGCTACTGCTTCTGTGTACTCCTTTGAAAATATCAAGCAAGCCGTACTTTCTAATTCTTCACAGATTTACTCTGGTGAAAAACTATTCCAAACCCATCAAGAACAGTCTGACTTAGCCCGTGTTTTCACTCGTGCAATCCATAGTCGTAATTTAGGGCCAGCACAAGCTTGGCCAGAAGCCCTAGATTTATCAGCACACAAACTCTTGCTAGACATTGGTGGGGGATCAGGCGTTCATGCAATTAATGCCATTTTGAAATGGCCAAACTTACAAGCTCTAATTCTTGACCTTGCTCCTGTATGCGAAGTTGCACAAGAGTTTATTAAGAACTATAGCTTACAAAGTCGCATTAAAACTCAAGTCAGTGATATGTGGAGCCAGCCTTTTTCTACAGCTGATATCCACTTTTATTCTGATATTTATCATGATTGGCCTTTAGAAAAATGTCGTTTTCTCACCCAAAAAAGCTTTGACAGTTTAGAAAAAGGAGGCCGTATCATTATTCATGAAATGCTGTACGATGACCAAAAAAATAATTCTGCGGTTGTTGCTGCCTATGACATTGCCATGCTTTTGTGGACAGAAGGTCAGCAATATTCAGGTAAGGAATTATCAACAATGTTGCTGGATGTAGGTTTTATCGATATTGATGTGAAACCGACTTTTGGATACTGGAGTATTGTCACTGGTTGTAAACCGTAA
- a CDS encoding SGNH/GDSL hydrolase family protein, with protein MQKQILAAGFFLLSLMLPMQASAHSYEEIYIFGDSFSDTGNLFNFSSGAIPPSPAYFDGNFSNGPLWVEYLASNLNLTVNPHTNFAFGGATTGFDNLGLSILPGLQQQINDFTTTNLSANSNALYILWAGTNDYLDYFFNNLPNPKQSVANLSTAITSLAAVGAQDIMVLNLPDLGKFPVTGGDNNITSALSNLINLHNLGLATSIDVLSQQLSPEINIISVDVNSLFNQAIADPAKFNLTNVTDSCVGNSPVVPITIPTQPVLCIPDKFLFWDEVHPTTTTHQLIGKLAFSALGKTSIPEPSCLLGILAIGVSATLLRKDKLQSKIQ; from the coding sequence ATGCAAAAACAAATTTTGGCAGCAGGATTTTTTCTACTATCTCTTATGTTGCCGATGCAAGCATCAGCACACAGTTACGAAGAGATTTATATCTTTGGTGATAGCTTCTCTGATACAGGAAATTTATTCAATTTCTCATCTGGTGCAATACCCCCAAGTCCAGCTTACTTTGATGGCAATTTTTCCAATGGCCCCTTGTGGGTAGAATATCTAGCATCAAATTTAAATTTAACTGTCAATCCCCACACTAACTTTGCTTTTGGTGGTGCGACTACAGGATTCGATAATCTGGGGCTGTCTATTTTGCCAGGATTGCAGCAACAAATTAATGATTTTACAACAACGAATTTGTCTGCTAATTCCAATGCTCTTTATATCCTATGGGCTGGCACTAATGATTACCTTGATTACTTTTTCAATAATCTTCCCAACCCAAAACAGTCAGTTGCAAATTTGTCAACAGCAATCACCTCCCTAGCTGCTGTTGGCGCTCAAGATATTATGGTGCTTAACTTACCCGATTTAGGCAAGTTTCCTGTGACAGGAGGTGATAACAATATTACCAGCGCTCTGAGTAATTTGATTAACCTCCATAACTTAGGCTTGGCTACATCCATCGATGTTTTGAGTCAGCAACTTAGTCCGGAAATTAACATTATTTCTGTTGATGTTAATAGCTTATTTAATCAGGCGATCGCTGATCCAGCAAAATTTAATTTGACAAATGTTACCGACTCTTGCGTTGGAAACTCACCAGTAGTACCTATCACCATTCCCACACAACCAGTTTTATGTATCCCAGACAAGTTTTTATTTTGGGATGAAGTCCATCCCACAACCACCACCCATCAGCTAATTGGCAAATTAGCCTTCTCAGCACTTGGGAAAACGTCTATTCCTGAACCTTCTTGTTTATTAGGAATATTGGCAATTGGTGTGAGTGCTACATTGCTACGCAAAGATAAATTACAGTCAAAAATTCAATAG
- a CDS encoding NB-ARC domain-containing protein, which produces MIQPPKQKRKRGIILTIEGLQKLQAGKIAFEEKENYGNRYTLEYLSELVRVNSVTISKVLSREEGVDKKSIELFFQAFNLKLDKADYTNSDKTRHLDWGEAIGTPVFYGRTAEIATLEQWILKDRCQIVAILGMGGIGKTSLCVKLVDKIKENFEYVIWRSLQDAPPINTLLASLIQFLSDERETELVLPAGTGQRVTRLLYYLQQHRCLLILDNLESILRSGSRAGRYREGYEGYSELLKRLGETEQQSCLVLTSREKPKEIASLEGQALRVRSFPLKGLLANDGQEILKVKGICAAEPELRTLVERYGGNALALKVVATTIQDLFSGNVAEFLKQDAVVFGDIWDILEQQFERLSDLGKEILYWLAINHEPVSLAELQNDIISALPPQKLLEFLESLVRRSLVEKNEALFTLQPVVTDYVINKLVEQVCQEIVTEKFQLFTCHALIKATAKDYVRKSQIHFILKPVVERLLAIFRSKKTLETQLNQILTTLRETFPLEQSYTAGNIVNLLCHLETDLSNYNFSDLTIWQADLRNVNLHNTNFACANLAKSVFAETLGGIHSVAFSPNGKLLATGDTNGEVRLYQVADGKQLLICKDHTGWVWPVIFSPNGQVIASGSDDNTIKLWDVNSGQCLHTLRGHSGSIWSLTFSSDGLILASGSEDTTVKVWDIVTNQCLQTFKTLGGQVWSVAFSPDNHIIATGNDDQTIKLWDVNTSKCCQVLQGHTRRVQSVVFHPDGKILASTSHDQTVRLWSIDNGKCLDTFQGHTDLVNSIAFSRDGSNLATASDDQTVILWDVSTSQCLNILHGHDTRVWSVAFSPDKQMVASASDDQTVRLWDVKTGRCLRVIQGRTSGIWSIAFSPVRTVPLAEFGYIFASGSNDQTLSLWDANTGKRLKTWRGHSSRVTSVAISPNGRILASASEDQIVRLWDMITAKCFQTLRGHTHRVWSVAFSPDGQTLASGSQDQMVRLWDIGTGKCLKTLHGHTHRVWSVAFSPGGQTLASGSHDQTVKLWDVSTGNCIATLKQHTDWVWSVTFSADGQTLASGSGDRTVKLWDVSTGKCLGTLAGHHQGVYSVVFSADGQTLASGSGDQTVKLWDFSTDKCTKTLVGHTKWVWSVAFSPDDQILVSASEDATIRLWDVKSGECLDVLKSPRHYEGMNISGITGVNLATITTLKALGAVEYPQN; this is translated from the coding sequence ATGATACAGCCTCCAAAGCAGAAGCGTAAGCGCGGAATTATCCTGACAATCGAAGGATTACAAAAGCTTCAAGCTGGCAAAATCGCCTTTGAAGAGAAAGAAAATTATGGAAATAGGTATACTCTTGAATATTTAAGTGAACTAGTAAGAGTAAATTCTGTCACCATCTCTAAAGTATTATCTCGAGAAGAAGGAGTTGATAAAAAATCAATTGAGCTGTTCTTCCAAGCTTTTAACTTAAAGCTAGATAAAGCTGATTATACAAATTCGGATAAAACTCGACACTTAGACTGGGGTGAAGCAATTGGCACACCAGTTTTTTATGGGCGTACAGCAGAAATTGCCACATTAGAACAGTGGATTTTGAAAGATCGCTGTCAGATAGTCGCGATTTTAGGTATGGGGGGTATTGGTAAAACTTCTCTTTGTGTGAAGCTTGTAGACAAGATCAAGGAAAATTTTGAATATGTGATTTGGCGATCGCTACAAGATGCTCCACCAATTAATACACTTTTAGCTAGTCTAATTCAATTTCTTTCTGATGAACGGGAAACAGAATTAGTCTTACCAGCAGGTACAGGTCAAAGAGTTACACGACTACTTTATTATTTGCAACAGCACCGTTGTTTACTGATCCTAGATAATCTAGAATCAATTTTGCGTAGTGGTAGCCGGGCTGGACGTTATCGAGAAGGATATGAAGGATATAGTGAACTTTTAAAACGGTTAGGAGAAACAGAACAACAAAGCTGCTTAGTACTGACAAGTAGAGAAAAACCCAAAGAGATAGCATCACTAGAAGGACAAGCTTTACGCGTTCGTTCATTCCCTCTCAAAGGTCTTTTAGCAAATGACGGACAAGAAATTTTAAAAGTTAAAGGAATATGTGCTGCGGAGCCAGAATTGAGAACATTAGTTGAACGCTACGGTGGTAATGCACTGGCTTTAAAAGTAGTTGCTACAACAATTCAAGATTTATTCTCTGGTAATGTAGCAGAATTTTTAAAGCAAGATGCAGTTGTTTTCGGTGATATTTGGGATATTTTAGAACAGCAGTTTGAACGTTTATCAGACCTAGGAAAAGAAATATTATATTGGCTGGCAATTAATCATGAGCCAGTGTCACTTGCAGAATTACAAAATGATATTATATCGGCATTACCACCACAAAAATTATTAGAATTTTTGGAGTCTTTGGTAAGGCGATCGCTTGTTGAAAAAAATGAAGCACTCTTCACTCTTCAACCAGTAGTTACAGATTATGTAATTAACAAATTAGTAGAACAAGTTTGTCAAGAGATCGTCACTGAAAAATTCCAACTTTTTACATGTCATGCTTTAATCAAAGCAACGGCAAAAGACTATGTGAGAAAAAGTCAAATTCACTTTATCCTTAAACCAGTAGTTGAAAGATTACTTGCCATCTTCAGAAGTAAAAAAACTCTAGAAACTCAGCTAAATCAAATTTTAACAACCTTACGAGAAACATTTCCCTTAGAACAAAGTTATACTGCTGGCAATATTGTTAATTTGCTGTGCCATCTAGAAACAGACCTCAGTAATTATAATTTTTCTGACCTGACTATTTGGCAAGCAGATTTGCGAAATGTGAATTTACACAACACAAATTTTGCTTGTGCAAACTTAGCTAAAAGTGTTTTTGCTGAAACACTTGGTGGCATTCATTCGGTAGCATTCAGCCCTAATGGTAAGCTCCTAGCTACAGGGGATACCAACGGAGAAGTGCGCCTATATCAGGTTGCAGATGGAAAACAACTGCTAATTTGCAAAGACCATACAGGTTGGGTCTGGCCTGTAATTTTTAGTCCCAACGGTCAAGTTATTGCTAGTGGGAGTGATGATAACACAATCAAATTATGGGATGTTAACTCTGGTCAATGCCTTCATACTTTACGAGGTCATAGTGGTAGTATTTGGTCACTCACTTTCAGTTCAGATGGTCTGATTTTGGCCAGTGGTAGTGAAGATACAACAGTAAAAGTGTGGGATATCGTTACTAATCAGTGCCTTCAGACTTTCAAGACACTAGGTGGTCAAGTTTGGTCAGTTGCTTTTAGTCCAGATAATCACATAATTGCCACCGGAAATGATGACCAAACCATAAAATTATGGGACGTTAATACCAGCAAATGTTGCCAAGTTTTACAGGGACATACTCGTAGAGTACAGTCTGTTGTTTTTCATCCCGACGGTAAAATATTGGCAAGTACTTCTCATGACCAAACAGTGAGACTGTGGAGTATTGACAATGGTAAATGCCTTGATACCTTCCAAGGTCACACTGACTTGGTAAATTCCATAGCTTTTAGTAGGGATGGTAGTAATCTGGCAACTGCCAGTGACGACCAAACAGTGATACTGTGGGATGTTAGTACAAGTCAATGCCTCAATATCCTACATGGACATGACACGCGAGTGTGGTCAGTAGCTTTTAGTCCAGACAAACAAATGGTAGCTAGTGCTAGTGATGATCAAACAGTGAGACTGTGGGATGTTAAAACTGGTAGATGTCTGAGAGTTATACAGGGTCGCACCAGTGGTATCTGGTCAATTGCCTTCAGTCCAGTTCGCACAGTACCTTTGGCAGAGTTTGGTTACATATTTGCTAGTGGTAGTAACGACCAAACACTGAGTTTGTGGGATGCCAACACTGGTAAACGTTTAAAAACCTGGCGTGGACACAGTAGTAGAGTCACATCAGTTGCTATCAGTCCCAATGGTCGTATTCTAGCAAGTGCCAGCGAGGATCAAATAGTCAGACTGTGGGATATGATCACTGCTAAATGTTTCCAGACTTTGCGTGGACACACCCATCGAGTCTGGTCAGTAGCCTTTAGTCCCGACGGTCAGACCTTAGCTAGTGGTTCTCAAGACCAAATGGTCAGGTTGTGGGATATCGGTACAGGTAAATGTCTCAAGACCTTACATGGACATACCCATCGAGTTTGGTCTGTTGCTTTTAGTCCTGGTGGTCAGACCTTAGCCAGTGGTTCTCATGATCAAACAGTGAAGCTTTGGGATGTATCCACTGGTAACTGCATTGCTACTCTCAAGCAACATACTGATTGGGTGTGGTCTGTTACATTTAGTGCTGATGGCCAGACCCTTGCTAGTGGTAGCGGAGATCGAACAGTGAAACTGTGGGATGTGTCCACTGGTAAGTGTTTAGGTACTTTAGCAGGACATCATCAAGGTGTGTACTCAGTCGTTTTCAGTGCTGATGGTCAAACTCTTGCTAGTGGTAGTGGGGATCAAACAGTAAAACTTTGGGATTTCAGCACCGATAAATGTACTAAAACTTTAGTAGGGCATACCAAATGGGTTTGGTCAGTTGCTTTTAGCCCTGACGATCAAATTTTAGTAAGCGCTAGTGAAGATGCCACAATTAGACTTTGGGATGTCAAAAGCGGTGAATGCCTGGACGTTTTGAAAAGTCCCAGGCATTACGAAGGTATGAATATTAGTGGTATTACAGGTGTAAATTTAGCGACCATTACTACTCTAAAAGCGTTAGGAGCAGTTGAATACCCACAGAATTAG